One stretch of Anguilla anguilla isolate fAngAng1 chromosome 5, fAngAng1.pri, whole genome shotgun sequence DNA includes these proteins:
- the ice2 gene encoding little elongation complex subunit 2 isoform X1 has product MELKWEDLHYGGTVGFPRDLYDKYSLAPTMKELCAIAQIRSPVKAEVKPEPKVENVHNKPDCNPSVELEKTTTHAKQVLPEPKVPFPRLSSMTFKEQVLYMRWLKQQLSLDTIPDVNFSQLQERVNNETSEFMKYLQDVAKIFADEYNYMSKGAARYSEECLRASLEMVKNYPQLYLIHEMTSITGGKFNPGLSLYLEKQLLTLGNVMMVALPSKKLPKNVQLAEDFEPVSSETPPVKKSSWMHTSISNDLNAEKLYARYEPHVCMTSQAFHRLLNNHGPEYSEQWEIPVWVKMTTGKDPKKEVYIDSPLVETEMTVREKIRLFHEESIKLALRRPFPKNVLELLLDRSTSDSTVALPQGERPRVEESQRSVISFANDSIDSDVDLTDLETFGESTAKSLKEPNPSGSAVKSALAAVKSPPQEGPLPRKRLKGEPPVECPSDRSASGDSDEERLVIDAPPSPRSSSSETARPKPPSTSATKEPAPPPDSALHAPSSRSSDGVPDPLNPPASDTPRSPSPEPSGRAGSSDASPAAGEKAKRAGRRAAPRAPQDCDQLGQILRMQSALLKPSPSPAQDPVPSPPRGATPGSSAHPAQGHSQSLVKTCVSSYLEANQGPVQGASVCSASAAPSPDNNQTTAERKKLLSEELMLSEEDKLDYACPEEGNLLYRLYSLKDVLLMVRSSVPLARWKMNENVSEVLPVHFLPKLQYQLCYGIERLTKSEVCQLWAERLLHSSTVSYIGHIDPLTSMLFKTEELSPEKMAKASCGFVPARPLNILHHLIKKVSGLQEGRYLLCHKAGESFVTILKACEGTSTTRATYDLHQAHAHLPQAPPHAPIPWVPLDPTHMLPYHIKYNRVPCTFPPRPAFQANRTRPVVTRTKRAKVVGVGRAHVRGPD; this is encoded by the exons ATGGAGTTGAAATG GGAGGATCTCCACTACGGTGGCACCGTTGGCTTTCCTCGAGACCTGTATGATAAGTACTCTTTGGCACCCACCATGAAAGAACTATGTGCGATAGCACAAATTCG TTCTCCAGTAAAGGCTGAAGTAAAACCAGAGCCCAAAGTAGAAAACGTCCACAATAAACCAGACTGCAATCCCTCGGTGGAGCTAGAGAAGACTACCACTCATGCAAAACAAGTTTTGCCAGAGCCCAAAGTGCCTTTCCCCCGCCTTTCCAGCATGACATTCAAAGAGCAGGTCTTATACATGCGATGGCTGAAGCAACAGTTGTCTCTAGACACTATTCCAGATGTGAATTTTTCA CAATTGCAAGAACGTGTGAACAATGAAACATCCGAGTTCATGAAGTACCTGCAAGATGTGGCAAAGATTTTTGCCGATGAATACAACTACATGTCCAAAGGAGCAGCTCGGTACTCCGAG GAGTGTCTCAGAGCCAGCCTCGAAATGGTGAAGAATTACCCACAGCTCTATCTCATCCATGAAATGACCAGCATAACAGGGGGCAAATTCAACCCTGGCCTGTCCCTCTACCTTGAGAAACAACTGTTGACTTTG GGAAATGTGATGATGGTGGCACTTCCTTCTAAAAAGCTAccaaaaaatgttcagttgGCAGAAGATTTTGAGCCAGTGTCATCAGAGACTCCACCAGTGAAGAAATCAAGTTGGATGCACACA AGCATCAGTAATGACCTGAACGCAGAGAAACTATACGCAAGATATGAACCACATGTTTGTATGACCAGCCAGGCTTTTCACAGACTTCTCAACAACCACGGCCCAGAATACAGTGAGCAGTGGGAGATTCCTGTCTGGGTGAAGATGACAACTGGGAAAG ATCCCAAGAAAGAGGTGTACATTGATTCACCTTTGGTGGAAACGGAGATGACCGTGAGGGAGAAGATCCGTCTTTTCCACGAGGAGAGCATCAAACTGGCACTGAGGCGGCCCTTCCCGAAGAACGTGCTGGAGCTCCTGTTGGACAGATCGACGTCGGATTCCACG GTTGCATTACCTCAGGGTGAAAGGCCAAGAGTCGAAGAGAGCCAAAGAAGTGTGATTTCTTTTGCCAATGACAGCATTGACTCGGACGTAGACCTCACAGACCTAGAGACCTTCGGCGAATCAACAGCCAAGAGCCTGAAGGAACCAAACCCGTCTGGGAGTGCTGTGAAATCGGCACTTGCTGCGGTCAAAAGCCCGCCCCAAGAAGGACCCCTGCCAAGAAAGAGGCTGAAAGGCGAGCCTCCTGTGGAGTGTCCCTCAGACCGCTCTGCCTCTGGCGATTCGGACGAGGAGCGGCTGGTGATCGACGCCCCGCCCTCTCCCAGAAGCAGCTCCTCGGAAACGGCCAGGCCCAAGCCCCCGAGCACGTCTGCTACGAAAGAGCCTGCTCCTCCCCCCGATTCCGCCCTCCACGCCCCCAGCTCGCGCTCGTCGGACGGCGTCCCTGACCCGCTGAATCCCCCCGCCTCGGACACCCCGAGGTCCCCCTCCCCAGAACCGAGCGGTCGGGCCGGGTCCAGCGACGCCTCGCCCGCCGCCGGCGAGAAGGCCAAGAGGGCCGGCAGGAGAGCCGCCCCCAGGGCGCCGCAGGACTGCGACCAGCTGGGGCAGATCCTGCGCATGCAGAGCGCTCTGCTGaagcccagccccagccccgcccaggaCCCCGTGCCCTCCCCCCCACGCGGGGCCACCCCGGGTAGCTCCGCCCACCCTGCTCAGGGTCACTCGCAGTCCCTGGTGAAGACGTGCGTGTCATCCTACCTGGAGGCCAATCAGGGCCCGGTCCAGGGGGCCTCCGTCTGTTCAGCTTCAGCTGCCCCTAGTCCAGATAACAACCAGACCACTGCGGAGCGCAAGA AACTCCTGTCAGAAGAGCTGATGCTCAGTGAGGAGGATAAGCTGGACTATGCGTGCCCGGAGGAGGGGAACCTGCTGTATCGCCTGTACAGCCTGAAGGACGTGCTCCTCATGGTGCGGAGCAGCGTACCTCTGGCCCGGTGGAAGATGAATGAGAATGTGTCAGAG gttcttcctgtacactTTTTGCCAAAGTTACAGTACCAGCTGTGTTATGGCATAGAGCGCCTCACTAAGAGTGAAGTGTGTCAGTTATGGGCTGAGAGGCTGCTGCACTCCAGCACTGTCTCATATATAG GGCACATCGACCCGCTCACGTCGATGCTGTTCAAGACGGAGGAGCTCTCGCCTGAGAAGATGGCCAAGGCCTCCTGTGGTTTTGT CCCTGCCAGGCCACTAAATATCCTCCACCATTTGATCAAAAAGGTTTCTGG TTTGCAGGAGGGGAGGTACCTGCTGTGCCACAAAGCGGGGGAGTCTTTTGTCACCATCCTGAAAGCGTGCGAGGGAACGTCGACAACGCGGGCGACCTACGACCTGCACCAGGCCCACGCCCACCTgcctcaggccccgccccacgcCCCTATCCCCTGGGTGCCCTTGGACCCCACCCACATGCTCCCTTACCACATCAAGTACAACCGCGTCCCATGCACCTTCCCACCAAGGCCAGCTTTCCAG GCGAACAGGACGAGACCCGTGGTTACCAGGACGAAAAGGGCGAAGGTGGTCGGCGTGGGCCGGGCGCATGTCCGTGGGCCTGACTAA
- the ice2 gene encoding little elongation complex subunit 2 isoform X2 — MCDSTNSQLQERVNNETSEFMKYLQDVAKIFADEYNYMSKGAARYSEECLRASLEMVKNYPQLYLIHEMTSITGGKFNPGLSLYLEKQLLTLGNVMMVALPSKKLPKNVQLAEDFEPVSSETPPVKKSSWMHTSISNDLNAEKLYARYEPHVCMTSQAFHRLLNNHGPEYSEQWEIPVWVKMTTGKDPKKEVYIDSPLVETEMTVREKIRLFHEESIKLALRRPFPKNVLELLLDRSTSDSTVALPQGERPRVEESQRSVISFANDSIDSDVDLTDLETFGESTAKSLKEPNPSGSAVKSALAAVKSPPQEGPLPRKRLKGEPPVECPSDRSASGDSDEERLVIDAPPSPRSSSSETARPKPPSTSATKEPAPPPDSALHAPSSRSSDGVPDPLNPPASDTPRSPSPEPSGRAGSSDASPAAGEKAKRAGRRAAPRAPQDCDQLGQILRMQSALLKPSPSPAQDPVPSPPRGATPGSSAHPAQGHSQSLVKTCVSSYLEANQGPVQGASVCSASAAPSPDNNQTTAERKKLLSEELMLSEEDKLDYACPEEGNLLYRLYSLKDVLLMVRSSVPLARWKMNENVSEVLPVHFLPKLQYQLCYGIERLTKSEVCQLWAERLLHSSTVSYIGHIDPLTSMLFKTEELSPEKMAKASCGFVPARPLNILHHLIKKVSGLQEGRYLLCHKAGESFVTILKACEGTSTTRATYDLHQAHAHLPQAPPHAPIPWVPLDPTHMLPYHIKYNRVPCTFPPRPAFQANRTRPVVTRTKRAKVVGVGRAHVRGPD, encoded by the exons ATGTGCGATAGCACAAATTCG CAATTGCAAGAACGTGTGAACAATGAAACATCCGAGTTCATGAAGTACCTGCAAGATGTGGCAAAGATTTTTGCCGATGAATACAACTACATGTCCAAAGGAGCAGCTCGGTACTCCGAG GAGTGTCTCAGAGCCAGCCTCGAAATGGTGAAGAATTACCCACAGCTCTATCTCATCCATGAAATGACCAGCATAACAGGGGGCAAATTCAACCCTGGCCTGTCCCTCTACCTTGAGAAACAACTGTTGACTTTG GGAAATGTGATGATGGTGGCACTTCCTTCTAAAAAGCTAccaaaaaatgttcagttgGCAGAAGATTTTGAGCCAGTGTCATCAGAGACTCCACCAGTGAAGAAATCAAGTTGGATGCACACA AGCATCAGTAATGACCTGAACGCAGAGAAACTATACGCAAGATATGAACCACATGTTTGTATGACCAGCCAGGCTTTTCACAGACTTCTCAACAACCACGGCCCAGAATACAGTGAGCAGTGGGAGATTCCTGTCTGGGTGAAGATGACAACTGGGAAAG ATCCCAAGAAAGAGGTGTACATTGATTCACCTTTGGTGGAAACGGAGATGACCGTGAGGGAGAAGATCCGTCTTTTCCACGAGGAGAGCATCAAACTGGCACTGAGGCGGCCCTTCCCGAAGAACGTGCTGGAGCTCCTGTTGGACAGATCGACGTCGGATTCCACG GTTGCATTACCTCAGGGTGAAAGGCCAAGAGTCGAAGAGAGCCAAAGAAGTGTGATTTCTTTTGCCAATGACAGCATTGACTCGGACGTAGACCTCACAGACCTAGAGACCTTCGGCGAATCAACAGCCAAGAGCCTGAAGGAACCAAACCCGTCTGGGAGTGCTGTGAAATCGGCACTTGCTGCGGTCAAAAGCCCGCCCCAAGAAGGACCCCTGCCAAGAAAGAGGCTGAAAGGCGAGCCTCCTGTGGAGTGTCCCTCAGACCGCTCTGCCTCTGGCGATTCGGACGAGGAGCGGCTGGTGATCGACGCCCCGCCCTCTCCCAGAAGCAGCTCCTCGGAAACGGCCAGGCCCAAGCCCCCGAGCACGTCTGCTACGAAAGAGCCTGCTCCTCCCCCCGATTCCGCCCTCCACGCCCCCAGCTCGCGCTCGTCGGACGGCGTCCCTGACCCGCTGAATCCCCCCGCCTCGGACACCCCGAGGTCCCCCTCCCCAGAACCGAGCGGTCGGGCCGGGTCCAGCGACGCCTCGCCCGCCGCCGGCGAGAAGGCCAAGAGGGCCGGCAGGAGAGCCGCCCCCAGGGCGCCGCAGGACTGCGACCAGCTGGGGCAGATCCTGCGCATGCAGAGCGCTCTGCTGaagcccagccccagccccgcccaggaCCCCGTGCCCTCCCCCCCACGCGGGGCCACCCCGGGTAGCTCCGCCCACCCTGCTCAGGGTCACTCGCAGTCCCTGGTGAAGACGTGCGTGTCATCCTACCTGGAGGCCAATCAGGGCCCGGTCCAGGGGGCCTCCGTCTGTTCAGCTTCAGCTGCCCCTAGTCCAGATAACAACCAGACCACTGCGGAGCGCAAGA AACTCCTGTCAGAAGAGCTGATGCTCAGTGAGGAGGATAAGCTGGACTATGCGTGCCCGGAGGAGGGGAACCTGCTGTATCGCCTGTACAGCCTGAAGGACGTGCTCCTCATGGTGCGGAGCAGCGTACCTCTGGCCCGGTGGAAGATGAATGAGAATGTGTCAGAG gttcttcctgtacactTTTTGCCAAAGTTACAGTACCAGCTGTGTTATGGCATAGAGCGCCTCACTAAGAGTGAAGTGTGTCAGTTATGGGCTGAGAGGCTGCTGCACTCCAGCACTGTCTCATATATAG GGCACATCGACCCGCTCACGTCGATGCTGTTCAAGACGGAGGAGCTCTCGCCTGAGAAGATGGCCAAGGCCTCCTGTGGTTTTGT CCCTGCCAGGCCACTAAATATCCTCCACCATTTGATCAAAAAGGTTTCTGG TTTGCAGGAGGGGAGGTACCTGCTGTGCCACAAAGCGGGGGAGTCTTTTGTCACCATCCTGAAAGCGTGCGAGGGAACGTCGACAACGCGGGCGACCTACGACCTGCACCAGGCCCACGCCCACCTgcctcaggccccgccccacgcCCCTATCCCCTGGGTGCCCTTGGACCCCACCCACATGCTCCCTTACCACATCAAGTACAACCGCGTCCCATGCACCTTCCCACCAAGGCCAGCTTTCCAG GCGAACAGGACGAGACCCGTGGTTACCAGGACGAAAAGGGCGAAGGTGGTCGGCGTGGGCCGGGCGCATGTCCGTGGGCCTGACTAA
- the LOC118227851 gene encoding annexin A2-A-like: MALVSEFLGQLTLNFGGESEPKYPTVVPFADFDPEKDAARIETAIKTKGVDEQTIIDILTRRSYSQRRDIAFAYERRAKKDMITALKGALSGSLETVILGLMKSTAQYDASELKASMKGLGTDEESLIEIVCSRSNEELVEIKRVYKELFKKDLEKDVAGDTSGDFCKLLLALVQTKRAVPGSMVDYEKIDADAKALYEAGVKRKGTDVATWISIMSERSVPHLQKVFERYKSYSPYNMQESIHKEVKGDLEKSFLTLVDCFENKQLYFATRLCNAMKSKGAKEKVVTRIMISRCEVDLMKIRTEFKKHYGKSLHQTIAEHTKGDYQRALLSLCAGDD, encoded by the exons ATGGCATTGGTATCTGAATTCTTGGGCCAACTTACCCTGAATTTTGGTGGG GAAAGTGAGCCCAAATACCCGACTGTGGTTCCCTTTGCTGACTTTGATCCTGAAAAAGATGCTGCCAGAATCGAGACTGCTATAAAAACAAAGG GTGTAGATGAGCAGACCATCATCGACATCTTAACCAGACGCAGCTACTCTCAGAGACGGGATATTGCCTTTGCCTATGAGAGGAGAGCTAAGAAG GATATGATCACAGCTCTGAAGGGGGCATTGTCTGGCTCCCTGGAGACTGTGATTCTGGGTCTGATGAAGAGTACCGCCCAGTATGATGCCTCGGAGCTCAAGGCTTCTATGAAG GGTTTAGGGACTGATGAAGAAAGTTTAATCGAAATCGTCTGCTCTCGCAGCAATGAAGAACTGGTGGAGATCAAACGAGTCTACAAGGAGT TGTTCAAGAAAGACCTGGAGAAAGATGTGGCTGGAGACACCTCCGGGGACTTCTGCAAACTGCTGCTGGCCCTTGTACAG ACAAAGAGGGCAGTGCCCGGCAGCATGGTGGACTATGAGAAGATTGACGCGGATGCAAAA GCCCTATATGAAGCCGGTGTCAAGAGGAAAGGAACTGATGTGGCCACGTGGATCTCCATCATGTCAGAGAGGAGCGTCCCCCACCTGCAGAAAG TGTTTGAGAGGTACAAGAGCTACAGCCCATACAACATGCAGGAGAGCATCCACAAGGAAGTGAAAGGGGACCTGGAAAAATCCTTCCTTACTCTAG TTGAttgctttgaaaacaaacagctgtaCTTTGCGACCAGATTATGCAATGCCATGAAG AGTAAAGGTGCTAAGGAGAAGGTGGTGACCAGGATCATGATATCTCGCTGCGAGGTGGACCTCATGAAGATCCGTACCGAGTTTAAGAAGCATTACGGAAAGTCACTGCACCAGACCATCGCA